A region from the Biomphalaria glabrata chromosome 14, xgBioGlab47.1, whole genome shotgun sequence genome encodes:
- the LOC129922992 gene encoding uncharacterized protein LOC129922992: MDEFKPRSIEVLIEQAHIFGIQGDELREFVLNQQKLDLDRLKDLNRQKLDLERLNLELERNAIEVVKLEIELDEFKPRSIEVLIEQAHMFGIEGDELREFVLNQQKLDLERLKDLNRQKLDLERLKLELERKAIEVVKLKMELEVKLSLQGDVNYKIEIENDILTNEEQNNCQDIDNNISGIEDNEEIENVLSIHPK, translated from the exons ATGGACGAGTTTAAACCTAGGTCAATTGAGGTATTAATAGAACAGGCCCACATATTTGGAATTCAGGGTGATGAATTAcgagagtttgttttaaaccaacaaaaactagatctagatagattaaaagatttaaaccgacaaaaactagatctagaaagattaaatTTAGAATTAGAAAGAAACGCAATAGAAGTGGTAAAGTTGGAAATAGAACTGGACGAGTTTAAACCTAGGTCAATTGAGGTATTAATAGAACAGGCCCACATGTTTGGAATTGAGGGTGATGAATTAcgagagtttgttttaaaccaacaaaaactagatctagaaagattaaaagatttaaaccgacaaaaactagatctagaaagattaaaattagaattagaaagaaaGGCAATAGAAGTGGTAAAGTTGAAAATGGAACTGGAAGTAAAACTGTCATTACAGGGAGATGTAaactataaaatagaaattgaaaatGACATATTAACTAATGAGGAACAAAATAACTGTCaggatattgataataatataagtGGGATAGAAGATAATGAAGAAATTGAGAATGTCTTATCTA TACATCCGAAATAG
- the LOC106055263 gene encoding uncharacterized protein LOC106055263 isoform X1: MMWKYGLLLVLFIMLTIQQEIIISERFESNNSSCTTKLVPENKLLLFDSEIDISEADLDNLPAVQYELKKSDSGYVPFCYFKLKNLEEYKSEHCLCNFNTTKAMERFHVFISIPALPDFSEATLRGRLWSPHLQIRSEEQKLPKIFDPQKIETLLYVNNELANITECNHTINGSDVTILVIVQIKMDLPLELKLIANNNRTVKRVGSNVLIYSTRFIGQQTFTIIYEMCKNEEYSRAFTCSIQSGNASLDNETKSVEHDNLFFNLLLFELVLVILLTAVLSIIAKRQLFLKLKETTHAHKGKRRTPETETTHDYSEDLCPTISLIDIAQTETTHDDSEDLCLTISLKDIAQTETTHDDSEYLFPTISLKDIILDKNNNIDKKNYGTLLFFSLHNIFTKNYTVHISVLHSNQIEIMFVIIFTFRHCLNFHV, translated from the exons ATGATGTGGAAGTATGGGCTCTTACTTGTTCTCTTTATCA TGTTGACGATTCAGCAAGAAATAATCATCTCCGAGCGATTTGAAAGCAATAACAGTTCATGCACGACAAAGTTAGTTCCTGAAAATAAATTGCTGTTGTTCGACAGTGAAATCGATATTTCAGAGGCGGACCTTGACAACCTTCCAGCAGTGCAGTATGAGCTCAAAAAATCAGATTCCGGTTATGTACCT TTCTGTTACTTTAAATTGAAAAATCTTGAGGAATACAAATCAGAACATTGTTTATGTAACTTTAATACAACAAAAGCGATGGAGCGATTTCATGTGTTTATTTCGATACCTGCCTTACCAGATTTCAGTGAAGCTACCTTGCGAGGACGGTTGTGGTCTCCTCATTTGCAAATCCGCAGTGAAGAGCAAAAACTTCCAAAAATTTTTG ATCCCCAGAAAATTGAAACCCTCCTTTATGTAAACAATGAATTGGCAAACATTACAGAATGTAATCATACTATTAACGGTTCGGATGTCACTATACTTGTTATAGTACAAATTAAAATGGATCTACCTTTGGAATTGAAGTTAATAGCAAATAATAACAGAACTGTCAAGCGAGTGGGGTCTAACGTTTTAATTTACTCAACGAGGTTTATCGGTCaacaaacatttacaattatATATGAGATGTGCAAAAATGAAGAGTACAGCCGTGCATTTACTTGCTCAATCCAATCTG GAAATGCATCATTAGATAATGAAACAAAGTCTGTAGAACATGATAACCTCTTCTTCAATTTGCTTCTTTTTGAATTAGTACTAGTGATACTGTTAACTGCAGTTTTGAGTATTATAGCAAAAAG gcaattgtttttaaaactaaaagaaactaCACAT gctCATAAAGGAAAACGTCGTACACCAGAAACTGAAACTACTCATGACTACAGCGAAGATCTTTGTCCCACAATCTCATTAATAGATATT gcTCAAACTGAAACTACTCATGACGACAGCGAAGATCTTTGTCTCACAATCTCATTAAAAGATATT gcTCAAACTGAAACTACTCATGACGACAGCGAATATCTTTTCCCCACAATCTCATTAAAAGATATT atacttgataaaaataataatattgataaaaaaaattatggtacGTTATTGTTCTTTTCTCTAcataatatatttacaaaaaattatACCGTTCACATTAGTGTGTTGCATAGTAATCAGATTGAAATcatgtttgttattatttttacttttaggCACTGTTTGAATTTTCATGTTTAA
- the LOC106055263 gene encoding uncharacterized protein LOC106055263 isoform X2 — protein sequence MMWKYGLLLVLFIMLTIQQEIIISERFESNNSSCTTKLVPENKLLLFDSEIDISEADLDNLPAVQYELKKSDSGYVPFCYFKLKNLEEYKSEHCLCNFNTTKAMERFHVFISIPALPDFSEATLRGRLWSPHLQIRSEEQKLPKIFDPQKIETLLYVNNELANITECNHTINGSDVTILVIVQIKMDLPLELKLIANNNRTVKRVGSNVLIYSTRFIGQQTFTIIYEMCKNEEYSRAFTCSIQSGNASLDNETKSVEHDNLFFNLLLFELVLVILLTAVLSIIAKRQLFLKLKETTHAHKGKRRTPETETTHDYSEDLCPTISLIDIAQTETTHDDSEDLCLTISLKDIAQTETTHDDSEYLFPTISLKDIILDKNNNIDKKNYEFLCLTSEELTGKSSFFLNKDELT from the exons ATGATGTGGAAGTATGGGCTCTTACTTGTTCTCTTTATCA TGTTGACGATTCAGCAAGAAATAATCATCTCCGAGCGATTTGAAAGCAATAACAGTTCATGCACGACAAAGTTAGTTCCTGAAAATAAATTGCTGTTGTTCGACAGTGAAATCGATATTTCAGAGGCGGACCTTGACAACCTTCCAGCAGTGCAGTATGAGCTCAAAAAATCAGATTCCGGTTATGTACCT TTCTGTTACTTTAAATTGAAAAATCTTGAGGAATACAAATCAGAACATTGTTTATGTAACTTTAATACAACAAAAGCGATGGAGCGATTTCATGTGTTTATTTCGATACCTGCCTTACCAGATTTCAGTGAAGCTACCTTGCGAGGACGGTTGTGGTCTCCTCATTTGCAAATCCGCAGTGAAGAGCAAAAACTTCCAAAAATTTTTG ATCCCCAGAAAATTGAAACCCTCCTTTATGTAAACAATGAATTGGCAAACATTACAGAATGTAATCATACTATTAACGGTTCGGATGTCACTATACTTGTTATAGTACAAATTAAAATGGATCTACCTTTGGAATTGAAGTTAATAGCAAATAATAACAGAACTGTCAAGCGAGTGGGGTCTAACGTTTTAATTTACTCAACGAGGTTTATCGGTCaacaaacatttacaattatATATGAGATGTGCAAAAATGAAGAGTACAGCCGTGCATTTACTTGCTCAATCCAATCTG GAAATGCATCATTAGATAATGAAACAAAGTCTGTAGAACATGATAACCTCTTCTTCAATTTGCTTCTTTTTGAATTAGTACTAGTGATACTGTTAACTGCAGTTTTGAGTATTATAGCAAAAAG gcaattgtttttaaaactaaaagaaactaCACAT gctCATAAAGGAAAACGTCGTACACCAGAAACTGAAACTACTCATGACTACAGCGAAGATCTTTGTCCCACAATCTCATTAATAGATATT gcTCAAACTGAAACTACTCATGACGACAGCGAAGATCTTTGTCTCACAATCTCATTAAAAGATATT gcTCAAACTGAAACTACTCATGACGACAGCGAATATCTTTTCCCCACAATCTCATTAAAAGATATT atacttgataaaaataataatattgataaaaaaaattatg AATTTCTATGTTTGACTTCAGAGGAATTAACAGGgaaatcaagtttttttttaaataaagatgaATTAACATAA
- the LOC106055263 gene encoding uncharacterized protein LOC106055263 isoform X5, producing MMWKYGLLLVLFIMLTIQQEIIISERFESNNSSCTTKLVPENKLLLFDSEIDISEADLDNLPAVQYELKKSDSGYVPFCYFKLKNLEEYKSEHCLCNFNTTKAMERFHVFISIPALPDFSEATLRGRLWSPHLQIRSEEQKLPKIFGNASLDNETKSVEHDNLFFNLLLFELVLVILLTAVLSIIAKRQLFLKLKETTHAHKGKRRTPETETTHDYSEDLCPTISLIDIAQTETTHDDSEDLCLTISLKDIAQTETTHDDSEYLFPTISLKDIILDKNNNIDKKNYGTLLFFSLHNIFTKNYTVHISVLHSNQIEIMFVIIFTFRHCLNFHV from the exons ATGATGTGGAAGTATGGGCTCTTACTTGTTCTCTTTATCA TGTTGACGATTCAGCAAGAAATAATCATCTCCGAGCGATTTGAAAGCAATAACAGTTCATGCACGACAAAGTTAGTTCCTGAAAATAAATTGCTGTTGTTCGACAGTGAAATCGATATTTCAGAGGCGGACCTTGACAACCTTCCAGCAGTGCAGTATGAGCTCAAAAAATCAGATTCCGGTTATGTACCT TTCTGTTACTTTAAATTGAAAAATCTTGAGGAATACAAATCAGAACATTGTTTATGTAACTTTAATACAACAAAAGCGATGGAGCGATTTCATGTGTTTATTTCGATACCTGCCTTACCAGATTTCAGTGAAGCTACCTTGCGAGGACGGTTGTGGTCTCCTCATTTGCAAATCCGCAGTGAAGAGCAAAAACTTCCAAAAATTTTTG GAAATGCATCATTAGATAATGAAACAAAGTCTGTAGAACATGATAACCTCTTCTTCAATTTGCTTCTTTTTGAATTAGTACTAGTGATACTGTTAACTGCAGTTTTGAGTATTATAGCAAAAAG gcaattgtttttaaaactaaaagaaactaCACAT gctCATAAAGGAAAACGTCGTACACCAGAAACTGAAACTACTCATGACTACAGCGAAGATCTTTGTCCCACAATCTCATTAATAGATATT gcTCAAACTGAAACTACTCATGACGACAGCGAAGATCTTTGTCTCACAATCTCATTAAAAGATATT gcTCAAACTGAAACTACTCATGACGACAGCGAATATCTTTTCCCCACAATCTCATTAAAAGATATT atacttgataaaaataataatattgataaaaaaaattatggtacGTTATTGTTCTTTTCTCTAcataatatatttacaaaaaattatACCGTTCACATTAGTGTGTTGCATAGTAATCAGATTGAAATcatgtttgttattatttttacttttaggCACTGTTTGAATTTTCATGTTTAA
- the LOC106055263 gene encoding uncharacterized protein LOC106055263 isoform X3, producing MGSYLFSLSFCYFKLKNLEEYKSEHCLCNFNTTKAMERFHVFISIPALPDFSEATLRGRLWSPHLQIRSEEQKLPKIFDPQKIETLLYVNNELANITECNHTINGSDVTILVIVQIKMDLPLELKLIANNNRTVKRVGSNVLIYSTRFIGQQTFTIIYEMCKNEEYSRAFTCSIQSGNASLDNETKSVEHDNLFFNLLLFELVLVILLTAVLSIIAKRQLFLKLKETTHAHKGKRRTPETETTHDYSEDLCPTISLIDIAQTETTHDDSEDLCLTISLKDIAQTETTHDDSEYLFPTISLKDIILDKNNNIDKKNYGTLLFFSLHNIFTKNYTVHISVLHSNQIEIMFVIIFTFRHCLNFHV from the exons ATGGGCTCTTACTTGTTCTCTTTATCA TTCTGTTACTTTAAATTGAAAAATCTTGAGGAATACAAATCAGAACATTGTTTATGTAACTTTAATACAACAAAAGCGATGGAGCGATTTCATGTGTTTATTTCGATACCTGCCTTACCAGATTTCAGTGAAGCTACCTTGCGAGGACGGTTGTGGTCTCCTCATTTGCAAATCCGCAGTGAAGAGCAAAAACTTCCAAAAATTTTTG ATCCCCAGAAAATTGAAACCCTCCTTTATGTAAACAATGAATTGGCAAACATTACAGAATGTAATCATACTATTAACGGTTCGGATGTCACTATACTTGTTATAGTACAAATTAAAATGGATCTACCTTTGGAATTGAAGTTAATAGCAAATAATAACAGAACTGTCAAGCGAGTGGGGTCTAACGTTTTAATTTACTCAACGAGGTTTATCGGTCaacaaacatttacaattatATATGAGATGTGCAAAAATGAAGAGTACAGCCGTGCATTTACTTGCTCAATCCAATCTG GAAATGCATCATTAGATAATGAAACAAAGTCTGTAGAACATGATAACCTCTTCTTCAATTTGCTTCTTTTTGAATTAGTACTAGTGATACTGTTAACTGCAGTTTTGAGTATTATAGCAAAAAG gcaattgtttttaaaactaaaagaaactaCACAT gctCATAAAGGAAAACGTCGTACACCAGAAACTGAAACTACTCATGACTACAGCGAAGATCTTTGTCCCACAATCTCATTAATAGATATT gcTCAAACTGAAACTACTCATGACGACAGCGAAGATCTTTGTCTCACAATCTCATTAAAAGATATT gcTCAAACTGAAACTACTCATGACGACAGCGAATATCTTTTCCCCACAATCTCATTAAAAGATATT atacttgataaaaataataatattgataaaaaaaattatggtacGTTATTGTTCTTTTCTCTAcataatatatttacaaaaaattatACCGTTCACATTAGTGTGTTGCATAGTAATCAGATTGAAATcatgtttgttattatttttacttttaggCACTGTTTGAATTTTCATGTTTAA
- the LOC106055263 gene encoding uncharacterized protein LOC106055263 isoform X4: MSSKNQIPFCYFKLKNLEEYKSEHCLCNFNTTKAMERFHVFISIPALPDFSEATLRGRLWSPHLQIRSEEQKLPKIFDPQKIETLLYVNNELANITECNHTINGSDVTILVIVQIKMDLPLELKLIANNNRTVKRVGSNVLIYSTRFIGQQTFTIIYEMCKNEEYSRAFTCSIQSGNASLDNETKSVEHDNLFFNLLLFELVLVILLTAVLSIIAKRQLFLKLKETTHAHKGKRRTPETETTHDYSEDLCPTISLIDIAQTETTHDDSEDLCLTISLKDIAQTETTHDDSEYLFPTISLKDIILDKNNNIDKKNYGTLLFFSLHNIFTKNYTVHISVLHSNQIEIMFVIIFTFRHCLNFHV; this comes from the exons ATGAGCTCAAAAAATCAGATTCCG TTCTGTTACTTTAAATTGAAAAATCTTGAGGAATACAAATCAGAACATTGTTTATGTAACTTTAATACAACAAAAGCGATGGAGCGATTTCATGTGTTTATTTCGATACCTGCCTTACCAGATTTCAGTGAAGCTACCTTGCGAGGACGGTTGTGGTCTCCTCATTTGCAAATCCGCAGTGAAGAGCAAAAACTTCCAAAAATTTTTG ATCCCCAGAAAATTGAAACCCTCCTTTATGTAAACAATGAATTGGCAAACATTACAGAATGTAATCATACTATTAACGGTTCGGATGTCACTATACTTGTTATAGTACAAATTAAAATGGATCTACCTTTGGAATTGAAGTTAATAGCAAATAATAACAGAACTGTCAAGCGAGTGGGGTCTAACGTTTTAATTTACTCAACGAGGTTTATCGGTCaacaaacatttacaattatATATGAGATGTGCAAAAATGAAGAGTACAGCCGTGCATTTACTTGCTCAATCCAATCTG GAAATGCATCATTAGATAATGAAACAAAGTCTGTAGAACATGATAACCTCTTCTTCAATTTGCTTCTTTTTGAATTAGTACTAGTGATACTGTTAACTGCAGTTTTGAGTATTATAGCAAAAAG gcaattgtttttaaaactaaaagaaactaCACAT gctCATAAAGGAAAACGTCGTACACCAGAAACTGAAACTACTCATGACTACAGCGAAGATCTTTGTCCCACAATCTCATTAATAGATATT gcTCAAACTGAAACTACTCATGACGACAGCGAAGATCTTTGTCTCACAATCTCATTAAAAGATATT gcTCAAACTGAAACTACTCATGACGACAGCGAATATCTTTTCCCCACAATCTCATTAAAAGATATT atacttgataaaaataataatattgataaaaaaaattatggtacGTTATTGTTCTTTTCTCTAcataatatatttacaaaaaattatACCGTTCACATTAGTGTGTTGCATAGTAATCAGATTGAAATcatgtttgttattatttttacttttaggCACTGTTTGAATTTTCATGTTTAA
- the LOC106055263 gene encoding uncharacterized protein LOC106055263 isoform X6, with amino-acid sequence MERFHVFISIPALPDFSEATLRGRLWSPHLQIRSEEQKLPKIFDPQKIETLLYVNNELANITECNHTINGSDVTILVIVQIKMDLPLELKLIANNNRTVKRVGSNVLIYSTRFIGQQTFTIIYEMCKNEEYSRAFTCSIQSGNASLDNETKSVEHDNLFFNLLLFELVLVILLTAVLSIIAKRQLFLKLKETTHAHKGKRRTPETETTHDYSEDLCPTISLIDIAQTETTHDDSEDLCLTISLKDIAQTETTHDDSEYLFPTISLKDIILDKNNNIDKKNYGTLLFFSLHNIFTKNYTVHISVLHSNQIEIMFVIIFTFRHCLNFHV; translated from the exons ATGGAGCGATTTCATGTGTTTATTTCGATACCTGCCTTACCAGATTTCAGTGAAGCTACCTTGCGAGGACGGTTGTGGTCTCCTCATTTGCAAATCCGCAGTGAAGAGCAAAAACTTCCAAAAATTTTTG ATCCCCAGAAAATTGAAACCCTCCTTTATGTAAACAATGAATTGGCAAACATTACAGAATGTAATCATACTATTAACGGTTCGGATGTCACTATACTTGTTATAGTACAAATTAAAATGGATCTACCTTTGGAATTGAAGTTAATAGCAAATAATAACAGAACTGTCAAGCGAGTGGGGTCTAACGTTTTAATTTACTCAACGAGGTTTATCGGTCaacaaacatttacaattatATATGAGATGTGCAAAAATGAAGAGTACAGCCGTGCATTTACTTGCTCAATCCAATCTG GAAATGCATCATTAGATAATGAAACAAAGTCTGTAGAACATGATAACCTCTTCTTCAATTTGCTTCTTTTTGAATTAGTACTAGTGATACTGTTAACTGCAGTTTTGAGTATTATAGCAAAAAG gcaattgtttttaaaactaaaagaaactaCACAT gctCATAAAGGAAAACGTCGTACACCAGAAACTGAAACTACTCATGACTACAGCGAAGATCTTTGTCCCACAATCTCATTAATAGATATT gcTCAAACTGAAACTACTCATGACGACAGCGAAGATCTTTGTCTCACAATCTCATTAAAAGATATT gcTCAAACTGAAACTACTCATGACGACAGCGAATATCTTTTCCCCACAATCTCATTAAAAGATATT atacttgataaaaataataatattgataaaaaaaattatggtacGTTATTGTTCTTTTCTCTAcataatatatttacaaaaaattatACCGTTCACATTAGTGTGTTGCATAGTAATCAGATTGAAATcatgtttgttattatttttacttttaggCACTGTTTGAATTTTCATGTTTAA